The following DNA comes from Fibrobacter sp..
CGGGGCTCTTCCGTTCAAGGCGCCTGTAGTTGTTGTCGGGCACTCCTGTGTTTTTTCCTGGTTTGAGCATGTAAAAAAGAATTCACCTCCGCATGAATGGGAGATTTACCGTCGCAAGGTTGCCGAGGGTCTCAGGGGTGCGGACTTTGTGGTTGTCCCAACTCTTTCCATGTTAAGTTTTCTTCGCAGGCATTATGGTTTGCAGGTTTCCTATGGAGTGATTCACAACGGACGTTCTGCCGCCTTGTTCAAACCTCTGACAAAGGAGAAGATGATTTTCTCCGCAGGGAGAGTATGGGATGAGGGAAAGAACATCTCGATGGTAATTTCATCTGCTTCCTCTCTTGACTGGCCGGTTGTAGTGGCAGGGGATGAGGGGGGCAGGGGAGATATACAGGGGGATAATGTTACTTTGCTGGGCAGGATTTCATCGGAATCTGTAGCGAATTGGATGGGCAGGGCATCGATTTACCTTCTTCCTGCAATATATGAGCCCTTCGGGCTTTCAGCTCTGGAGGCGGGGCTATGCGGATGTGCGCTTGTGCTGGGTGATATAGAGAGTCTAAGGGAGGTTTGGGGGGATGCGGCGCTGTATGTTTCTCCGGGAGACAGGGATGAGATAGCGGATACGGTGAAAAAATTGACAGAAGACCAGACTTTACTTGTTTCATACTCCCAGAGAGCGCTAAGCCGTGCCCGGATATTTACTTCCGCTAAGATGGCCGATGCCTATGTTGAGATTTACAGGGGGCTGAAGTATAAGAAGGAGACAGGGTTGTGTAACTGTTCGATTTTGAAGCAGGGAGTGAAGTGATGAGGGTAGTTTTCTTTATCCATTCACTGATCTCCGACTGGAACCATGGAAATGCCCATTTCCTTAGGGGGGTATTGACTGAACTGGCAATCCGAGGGCATGAGGTAAAGGTTTTTGAGCCTGAGGATTCCTGGAGTGTGAGGAGTCTTCTTGAGGAGGAGGGTGAGAAACTCGAGGGAATTGTTTCAGAGTTCAGGCTTTTTTACCCCGGTCTGGAGAGTATCCGTTACAGTGCCGCACTTCTTGACCTTGACAAAGCGCTCGATGGGGCGGATCTGGTGATAGTGCATGAGTGGAATGATAAAGAGATCATAGGCAGGATAGGCGATCATCGCAAACTCAACACCGGATATCGTCTGCTTTTCCATGATACACATCATCGGAGTGTAACCGCGCCTGAGACGATGGGCAGTTTTGATCTTTCGGGCTACGACGGAGTACTTGCATTTGGGGAAATTGTCAGAAGTATATATGTGAGGAACTGCTGGGCACAGAGAGCCTGGGTGTGGCATGAGGCTGCGGATGTGCGGGTGTTCAGGCCTATTCCAGACTTGGATGGGGAGGGGGATATTGTATGGATCGGTAACTGGGGTGATGAGGAGCGCAGCGAGGAGCTTGACAGATATCTTTTCAGTCCTGTAAATGATCTGGGTTTAAAGTGCAGGATTTATGGTGTTCGCTATCCTGAGAAGGCTTTAAGTGTTCTCAGGGAGAAGGGGATTGAGTACGGAGGTTGGACTCCCAATTATCTTGTGCCAAGGATATTTTCCGGCTTTCGCATGACTGTGCATATTCCCCGCAGGCCATACGTGCGGGCGCTTCCCGGCATTCCCACAATAAGGGTATTTGAGGCGCTTTCCTGTTGTATTCCGCTGATTTGTTCTCCGTGGGAGGATTGTGAAGGTTTGTTCAGGGCTGGAAAGGATTATCTGCTGGCAAGGGATAGCAACGATATGAAAGAGAAGATGAAGTTATTGATAAATGACAGGGATGCCGCGATGGAGATCGCTTTAACGGGGCTGGAGACGGTTTTAAAGAGGCACACCTGTGTTCACAGGGTTGATGAGCTGCTGAGGATCTGTGGGGAACTGGGAATTAACAAAGAAGCGGTGGCAAAAGGAGAGAAAAATGGCTGTAAAAGGGCTTGATATCGCTTTTTTCGGATCGAGTCTTCTGTCGGCTTACTGGAACGGGGCTGCTACCTACTACAGGGGAATTATAAAGGAGTTAAATGCCCTGGGACACAGGGTGACTTTTTACGAGCCTGACATTTACGATCGCCAGGAAAACCGCGATATCTCAGTTCCATCATGGGCCCGCAGTGTGGTTTACGTTGCGGATG
Coding sequences within:
- a CDS encoding glycosyltransferase family 4 protein, coding for MTTDTVGGVWSYTVELVSELDRRGIETCLVTMGPFPSPEQRKEIRGLPNVELFESGYKLEWMDNPWREVNEGGEWLQELESLTSPDIVHLNGYALGALPFKAPVVVVGHSCVFSWFEHVKKNSPPHEWEIYRRKVAEGLRGADFVVVPTLSMLSFLRRHYGLQVSYGVIHNGRSAALFKPLTKEKMIFSAGRVWDEGKNISMVISSASSLDWPVVVAGDEGGRGDIQGDNVTLLGRISSESVANWMGRASIYLLPAIYEPFGLSALEAGLCGCALVLGDIESLREVWGDAALYVSPGDRDEIADTVKKLTEDQTLLVSYSQRALSRARIFTSAKMADAYVEIYRGLKYKKETGLCNCSILKQGVK
- a CDS encoding glycosyltransferase, whose translation is MRVVFFIHSLISDWNHGNAHFLRGVLTELAIRGHEVKVFEPEDSWSVRSLLEEEGEKLEGIVSEFRLFYPGLESIRYSAALLDLDKALDGADLVIVHEWNDKEIIGRIGDHRKLNTGYRLLFHDTHHRSVTAPETMGSFDLSGYDGVLAFGEIVRSIYVRNCWAQRAWVWHEAADVRVFRPIPDLDGEGDIVWIGNWGDEERSEELDRYLFSPVNDLGLKCRIYGVRYPEKALSVLREKGIEYGGWTPNYLVPRIFSGFRMTVHIPRRPYVRALPGIPTIRVFEALSCCIPLICSPWEDCEGLFRAGKDYLLARDSNDMKEKMKLLINDRDAAMEIALTGLETVLKRHTCVHRVDELLRICGELGINKEAVAKGEKNGCKRA